In Desulfomicrobium macestii, the following proteins share a genomic window:
- the hmcC gene encoding sulfate respiration complex protein HmcC — MSHHTTPNKTFWTPANILTAVILAVGLALTVKRFTMGIGSVTNLTDDNPWGIWIGFDLLCGVALAAGGYTTSAAVYLFGMKKYHSAVRPAITTAFLGYAFVVFALLYDLGRYYRLPYPLTIYPGPTSFLFEVGLCVALYLTVLAIEFSPALWETLRWKKLRFWAHSLTLVLTIFGVVLSTLHQSSLGGLYLLAPSKLHPLWYSPYLTLFFFLSSIPAGLSMVIFEGGLSHKFLHHKMDETHIKEAPGVTLGFAKAAAVVLFAYFNLKWIGVALDNNWHHLATGWGTWFLVEMFGFVLVPCMMYAVAAREKNQKLAFYASIVTVLGIVLNRLNISLVAFNWQLPSELRYVPSWEEIMITVFIVTLEITVLRICLNKLPILHEHPEFKGAH; from the coding sequence ATGTCTCACCACACCACACCAAACAAGACATTCTGGACTCCGGCGAATATACTGACCGCCGTCATCCTGGCCGTCGGCCTGGCTCTGACAGTGAAGAGATTCACCATGGGCATCGGGTCGGTGACCAACCTGACCGACGACAATCCCTGGGGCATCTGGATCGGATTCGACCTGCTCTGCGGCGTGGCCCTGGCCGCCGGCGGATACACGACCTCCGCCGCCGTGTATCTCTTCGGCATGAAGAAATACCATTCCGCGGTGCGCCCGGCCATCACCACCGCATTTCTGGGCTACGCATTCGTCGTCTTCGCCCTGCTCTACGACCTGGGCCGCTATTACCGGCTGCCCTATCCGCTGACCATCTATCCCGGTCCCACTTCCTTCCTTTTCGAGGTAGGTCTGTGTGTGGCCCTGTATCTTACTGTCCTGGCCATCGAATTCTCGCCCGCGCTGTGGGAAACCCTGCGCTGGAAGAAGCTCCGGTTCTGGGCGCATAGCCTGACCCTGGTGCTGACCATCTTCGGCGTTGTCCTGTCCACCCTGCACCAGTCTTCGCTGGGCGGACTGTACCTGCTCGCACCTTCCAAGCTGCACCCGCTGTGGTATTCGCCCTATCTGACGCTCTTCTTCTTCCTGTCGAGCATCCCGGCCGGCCTTTCCATGGTCATTTTCGAAGGTGGGCTGTCGCACAAGTTCCTGCATCACAAGATGGACGAGACTCACATCAAGGAAGCCCCTGGCGTGACTCTGGGTTTTGCCAAGGCCGCAGCCGTGGTCCTCTTCGCCTACTTCAACCTGAAGTGGATCGGCGTGGCACTGGACAACAACTGGCACCATCTCGCAACGGGCTGGGGCACCTGGTTCCTGGTCGAAATGTTCGGTTTCGTACTCGTTCCCTGCATGATGTACGCGGTCGCGGCGCGTGAAAAGAACCAGAAGCTGGCCTTCTATGCGTCCATCGTCACCGTGCTGGGCATTGTGCTCAACAGGCTCAATATCTCGCTGGTGGCCTTCAACTGGCAGCTTCCGTCCGAGTTACGTTATGTCCCTTCCTGGGAAGAGATCATGATCACCGTATTCATCGTCACCCTTGAAATCACCGTGTTGCGGATCTGCCTGAACAAGCTGCCGATCCTGCATGAACACCCTGAATTCAAGGGCGCGCACTAA
- the hmcD gene encoding sulfate respiration complex protein HmcD: protein MEFMTLHDFMFWTKGMAYVGMGVGLVAFVAFWLFVSERDVDKFADTEEE, encoded by the coding sequence ATGGAATTCATGACGCTTCATGACTTCATGTTCTGGACCAAAGGCATGGCCTATGTGGGTATGGGCGTTGGTCTGGTGGCATTCGTGGCCTTCTGGCTGTTCGTGTCCGAGAGGGACGTGGACAAGTTCGCTGACACGGAAGAAGAATAG
- the hmcE gene encoding sulfate respiration complex protein HmcE: MYEILTGPLLWIAFAVFFVGLAARVVMYFMGLDWRLDRVAYKPHMGYGLKGAFRSVYRWLLPFGTYSWRAKPIFTIMFFVFHIGLVIVPLFLEGHAVMIRNGLGIDWPAMPQLLADVLAIAAFLAGLGIAVRRLLLPEVRILTDIKDIMLLVLILTLLGSGIIATYHTANYSFWITLHVLCGVIVLLAAPFTKLSHIALIFCTRIQIGMDFGIKRGGMKSNFDW; the protein is encoded by the coding sequence ATGTATGAGATATTGACTGGTCCGCTGCTCTGGATTGCCTTTGCGGTATTCTTTGTCGGCTTGGCCGCCCGGGTGGTGATGTATTTCATGGGTCTCGACTGGAGACTGGACCGTGTGGCCTACAAACCGCACATGGGCTACGGCCTCAAGGGCGCTTTCCGGTCCGTTTATCGCTGGCTGTTGCCTTTCGGGACGTACAGCTGGAGAGCCAAGCCCATCTTTACGATCATGTTCTTCGTCTTTCACATCGGCCTTGTCATCGTGCCCCTGTTCCTGGAAGGACACGCGGTCATGATCAGAAACGGCCTTGGGATCGATTGGCCGGCAATGCCGCAACTGCTCGCGGATGTTCTGGCCATTGCGGCCTTTCTGGCCGGCCTTGGTATCGCCGTGCGCCGTCTGCTTCTGCCGGAAGTGCGCATCCTGACCGACATCAAGGATATCATGCTGCTGGTGCTGATTCTGACCCTGCTGGGCTCCGGCATCATCGCCACCTACCATACCGCAAACTATTCGTTCTGGATCACCCTGCACGTGCTCTGCGGCGTGATTGTGCTGCTGGCCGCTCCCTTCACCAAGCTGTCTCACATTGCGCTCATTTTCTGTACGCGCATTCAGATCGGCATGGATTTCGGGATCAAGCGCGGCGGAATGAAGTCCAATTTTGACTGGTAA
- the hmcF gene encoding sulfate respiration complex iron-sulfur protein HmcF: protein MPEGTICNKRPVATREDLDALLADSNGKKYYAEMEQLDVDAEKLWATIQKTMKSRTKTWLDICAHCGLCADSCFLYSVNGRDPKQVPSYKIQSTLGEIVKKKGNVTNEFMRMCMDTAWSKCTCCNRCGSFCPYGIDMGVMFGYLRGLLHSQGFVPWELKIGSGMHRLFRAQMDVTVEEFVDTCEWMVDEALEEWPCLEIPVDKEDADIVYMINAREAKHYPEDIVEAAILFHVAGENWTMPSEGWEMTSLSMFAGDWEACKMQVETVYGAMERLRPKRMVATECGHAYRATVIEGPYWAGRPDGQPPVECLHYVEWVAEALETGKLKIDPAKRIKEPVTLQDSCNYVRNAGLRDCGRIIMKHIAEDFREMSPNKEHNYCCGGGGGFNGIGRYRKQRNVALKMKREQILATGAKFVIAPCHNCWDAIRDLEEEFEIGIRWSFLKPLLIKMLVVPEHLLPQE, encoded by the coding sequence ATGCCCGAAGGTACAATTTGTAATAAGAGACCCGTTGCCACCCGAGAGGACCTCGACGCCCTCTTGGCGGACAGCAACGGCAAGAAATACTATGCGGAAATGGAACAGTTGGATGTGGATGCCGAGAAGCTTTGGGCGACCATCCAGAAGACCATGAAGTCACGAACCAAAACCTGGCTGGATATCTGCGCCCATTGCGGGCTCTGTGCCGACAGCTGCTTTCTGTACAGCGTGAACGGGCGTGACCCCAAGCAGGTCCCCTCGTACAAGATTCAGTCCACCCTTGGCGAAATCGTCAAGAAGAAGGGCAACGTGACCAACGAATTCATGCGCATGTGCATGGATACGGCCTGGTCCAAGTGCACCTGCTGCAACCGTTGCGGATCCTTTTGCCCCTACGGCATCGACATGGGCGTCATGTTCGGCTACCTGCGCGGACTGCTGCACTCCCAGGGTTTCGTGCCGTGGGAACTCAAGATCGGTTCCGGCATGCATCGCCTCTTCCGCGCCCAGATGGACGTCACCGTCGAGGAGTTCGTGGATACCTGCGAATGGATGGTGGACGAAGCGCTGGAGGAATGGCCTTGTCTGGAGATTCCGGTGGACAAGGAAGATGCCGACATCGTCTACATGATCAACGCCCGCGAGGCCAAGCATTACCCTGAAGACATAGTCGAGGCGGCCATCCTGTTTCACGTGGCCGGTGAGAATTGGACCATGCCCTCCGAGGGCTGGGAGATGACCAGCCTCTCCATGTTCGCCGGTGACTGGGAAGCCTGCAAGATGCAGGTTGAAACCGTTTACGGCGCCATGGAGCGCCTGCGTCCCAAACGCATGGTCGCGACCGAATGCGGTCACGCCTATCGTGCCACGGTCATCGAAGGTCCGTACTGGGCCGGACGGCCGGATGGGCAACCGCCCGTGGAGTGCCTGCACTACGTCGAGTGGGTGGCCGAAGCTCTCGAAACAGGCAAGCTCAAGATCGATCCGGCCAAGAGGATAAAAGAGCCCGTCACGCTGCAGGATTCCTGCAACTATGTGCGTAATGCGGGACTGCGTGACTGCGGTCGAATCATCATGAAGCATATCGCGGAAGACTTCCGCGAGATGTCCCCCAACAAGGAGCACAACTATTGTTGTGGCGGTGGTGGCGGGTTCAATGGTATCGGACGCTATCGGAAACAGCGCAACGTCGCGCTGAAGATGAAGCGTGAGCAGATTCTGGCCACGGGAGCGAAGTTCGTTATCGCCCCCTGCCACAACTGTTGGGATGCCATCCGAGATCTGGAAGAGGAGTTCGAGATCGGCATTCGCTGGAGCTTCCTGAAGCCGCTTCTGATCAAGATGCTGGTTGTTCCGGAGCATCTCTTGCCGCAGGAATAA
- a CDS encoding universal stress protein: MFTKILFATSGSPCCDAAARVAFDLAARYNAKLFVHHVLGVPSRGFSQVVVDVRTGEKVELDEDYTLWVKDELANTYDRQMKSGVDCEIETAVGIPHREVLRKARQEDVDLIVMGASTTGCEADADAYQRHFAGSTLQRVAKASKAPVLVVNRPVASFWGGFTNIVFGADFSKASEHAFKFALNTAKELDAKLHVFHAIDIGSTHSLISQKQLDDQMIEARDRMRRKYLIQTGDFKNVTADIWEGIPYVEIVKYAREKQADLIVMAHHSKDVGDEDSAFGHTLEQVLLRATCPVASVNRPDKIQTV; encoded by the coding sequence ATGTTTACAAAGATTCTGTTCGCCACCTCCGGCTCTCCCTGTTGTGATGCCGCAGCGCGTGTCGCGTTCGATTTGGCAGCGCGTTATAATGCCAAGCTTTTTGTCCATCATGTGCTGGGCGTGCCCAGTCGTGGCTTCAGTCAGGTCGTTGTCGACGTGCGAACCGGCGAAAAGGTGGAGTTGGACGAGGATTATACATTGTGGGTCAAGGATGAACTGGCCAATACCTATGACCGTCAAATGAAGAGCGGGGTCGATTGCGAGATCGAAACCGCCGTAGGCATTCCGCATCGCGAGGTGCTGCGCAAGGCTCGTCAGGAAGACGTGGATCTGATCGTCATGGGTGCGAGCACCACCGGGTGCGAAGCCGATGCCGATGCCTATCAGCGTCACTTCGCCGGCTCCACCCTGCAGCGTGTGGCCAAGGCCTCCAAGGCTCCGGTCCTGGTAGTCAACCGTCCCGTGGCCTCTTTTTGGGGTGGTTTCACCAATATCGTCTTTGGCGCGGACTTTTCCAAGGCGTCCGAGCATGCTTTCAAGTTCGCTCTCAACACGGCCAAGGAACTGGATGCCAAGCTGCACGTTTTCCATGCCATCGACATCGGTTCCACACACAGTCTCATTTCCCAGAAGCAGCTTGATGACCAGATGATCGAGGCCAGGGACCGGATGCGTCGCAAGTATCTCATCCAGACCGGAGATTTCAAGAATGTAACGGCCGACATCTGGGAAGGCATCCCGTATGTCGAAATCGTCAAGTATGCCAGAGAGAAGCAGGCCGACCTGATCGTCATGGCGCATCATTCCAAGGATGTCGGCGACGAGGATTCCGCGTTTGGACATACCCTGGAGCAGGTGTTGCTGCGCGCCACCTGTCCCGTTGCTTCGGTCAATCGTCCGGATAAAATTCAAACTGTGTAA
- the divK gene encoding DVU0259 family response regulator domain-containing protein, whose protein sequence is MGKKILIIDDDPNIVTYLEDIFQDAGYATCKAADGADALAVVKAEKPDLITLDLEMPKEWGPRFYRELSQDEECSNIPVIVISGLSGNKYAIQKAVASFTKPFDREDLLKVIKETIG, encoded by the coding sequence ATGGGCAAGAAGATTCTGATCATTGATGACGATCCCAACATCGTCACGTATCTGGAAGACATTTTTCAGGACGCAGGCTACGCCACCTGCAAGGCTGCCGACGGAGCCGATGCCTTGGCCGTGGTCAAGGCTGAGAAGCCCGATTTGATCACTTTGGATCTTGAGATGCCAAAGGAATGGGGTCCGCGTTTTTACCGTGAATTGAGTCAGGACGAGGAATGCAGCAACATCCCCGTGATCGTCATCAGCGGTCTTTCCGGGAACAAATACGCAATTCAGAAGGCCGTGGCTTCCTTTACCAAGCCTTTCGATCGCGAAGATCTCCTGAAGGTCATCAAGGAAACGATTGGTTAG
- a CDS encoding hybrid sensor histidine kinase/response regulator: MHDIVISESIVIITQDPEHGRVLAHILSEYGYQSSNCDYDDALVTVGLVRPRLAVMGICDCRLGQELLRRLRAGYPEVRIIVLVPEGEYELGLDFLADGASDFLYKPVSERALRVSLDRALTFLDLQQENGILKEKGKILESSHQLCRQLFDEVPCYISVQNRDRRIVRANRQFKLDFGSCLGERCYEIYKHRTHPCPQCPVEETFRDGMVHQTEEVVTTRGGQQKVVLTLTAPLRDEKGEIHEVMELATDITQIRELQDRLTSLGLFIGSISHGVRGMLTALDGGLYRLEKGIQNQDLELVTNGAERVKLMISRIRNSVLEMLYYSKDRDLNIQLIDVQSFGDGVANFVEPKATKHDVRFQKEFHGQLGRFEIDPEVISAGLVNILENAVDACIEDEGKDRHIVSFLIEGGKDSVSFVIRDNGPGMDRSTQEKMFSLFFSSKGSKGTGLGLYIANDVVHQHGGQIHVDSTPGEGTEFRVVLPRKHVRAENRVNGGQNESGKSGGDG; encoded by the coding sequence ATGCATGACATCGTAATTTCCGAATCCATCGTGATCATAACCCAGGATCCTGAACACGGCAGGGTCCTGGCGCATATCTTGAGCGAATACGGCTATCAGTCATCCAACTGCGATTATGACGACGCTCTTGTCACCGTGGGCCTGGTTCGACCGCGTCTGGCGGTTATGGGGATCTGCGACTGCCGGCTCGGGCAGGAACTGCTGAGGCGGCTTCGCGCCGGTTATCCTGAAGTGCGCATCATCGTCCTGGTTCCCGAAGGCGAATACGAGTTGGGCCTGGATTTTCTGGCCGATGGAGCTTCGGATTTCCTCTACAAACCGGTGTCGGAGAGGGCCCTGCGCGTCAGCCTGGACCGGGCTCTGACTTTTCTGGACCTTCAGCAGGAAAACGGGATCCTGAAGGAAAAGGGCAAGATCCTCGAATCAAGTCATCAGCTTTGTCGTCAGCTTTTCGATGAAGTCCCCTGTTACATCTCGGTCCAGAACAGGGACCGCCGCATAGTGAGGGCCAACAGGCAATTCAAGCTTGATTTCGGATCCTGCCTTGGCGAGCGCTGCTATGAGATCTACAAGCATCGCACCCATCCCTGCCCGCAGTGCCCCGTGGAGGAAACCTTTCGTGACGGCATGGTGCATCAGACCGAAGAAGTCGTCACCACGCGTGGCGGTCAGCAGAAGGTAGTGCTGACCCTGACCGCACCCTTGCGCGACGAGAAGGGTGAGATTCATGAAGTCATGGAACTTGCCACGGACATTACGCAGATCCGCGAACTGCAGGACCGCCTGACTTCACTCGGACTTTTCATCGGTTCCATCTCGCATGGCGTGCGCGGCATGCTGACTGCTCTCGACGGCGGGCTGTACCGGCTGGAAAAGGGTATCCAGAACCAGGACCTGGAGCTCGTGACCAACGGCGCCGAGCGTGTCAAGCTGATGATCTCCCGGATTCGCAATTCCGTTCTGGAGATGCTTTATTATTCCAAGGACAGGGATCTCAACATCCAGCTCATTGACGTTCAGAGCTTCGGCGACGGGGTGGCCAATTTCGTCGAACCCAAGGCCACCAAGCACGATGTCCGTTTTCAAAAGGAATTTCACGGCCAGCTGGGGCGTTTTGAAATTGATCCGGAAGTCATCTCCGCCGGTCTGGTCAACATTCTCGAGAATGCGGTGGACGCGTGCATCGAGGATGAAGGCAAGGATCGGCACATTGTCTCCTTCCTGATCGAGGGCGGCAAGGACAGCGTTTCGTTCGTCATTAGAGACAACGGCCCGGGAATGGATCGTTCCACGCAGGAAAAAATGTTTTCCTTGTTTTTCTCTTCCAAGGGTAGCAAGGGGACGGGGCTTGGGCTTTATATAGCAAATGATGTCGTTCATCAGCATGGCGGACAGATCCACGTCGATTCGACGCCGGGTGAGGGAACCGAATTCCGGGTGGTTTTGCCCAGAAAGCATGTACGAGCGGAAAATCGGGTGAATGGTGGCCAGAATGAGTCCGGAAAATCCGGAGGCGACGGCTAG
- a CDS encoding RrF2 family transcriptional regulator, with protein sequence MRLTTRSRYGTRLLLDIALNQDKGWVNTTDIARRQNISQKYIEKLITGLRRGGLIESKRGPFGGHKLAKPAMDVTVGDVVRALEEKVALTQCAEGEPICGECSLAGECVTQFVWIEASNVLMQTLDSYRLGELISRKG encoded by the coding sequence ATGCGCTTGACCACGCGAAGCCGGTATGGAACTCGACTGCTGCTCGATATTGCCTTGAATCAGGACAAGGGTTGGGTCAACACGACAGACATCGCCAGGCGGCAGAATATTTCTCAGAAATATATTGAAAAATTGATCACGGGGCTTCGACGTGGGGGGCTCATCGAGAGCAAACGCGGTCCTTTTGGCGGGCACAAGCTGGCCAAGCCCGCCATGGACGTCACGGTCGGCGACGTGGTCCGCGCCCTGGAAGAGAAAGTGGCCCTGACCCAGTGCGCCGAGGGGGAGCCAATTTGCGGGGAATGTTCCCTGGCGGGCGAATGCGTGACGCAGTTCGTCTGGATAGAAGCCAGCAACGTGCTCATGCAGACCCTTGATTCCTATCGACTTGGAGAGCTGATTTCCCGCAAGGGGTAG
- a CDS encoding nitroreductase family protein yields MLKDLTLKSRSYRRFDNSVAIPMATLEELVDLAGICPSAANKQPLRFILCNSPQDNEAIFDCLKWAAYLKDWDGPAPTERPSAYIVMLNTAKDWDFAKFDLGIMAQTMMLGAVEKGFGGCMIGAIDRDRLRAHLSLPPELEISLVLALGKPAEDVRIVDMPADGSVKYYRDEAGVHYVPKRSRDELVLQKTEK; encoded by the coding sequence ATGCTCAAGGATCTGACCCTCAAAAGTCGCAGCTACCGCAGATTCGACAACTCCGTTGCCATCCCCATGGCCACCCTGGAGGAACTCGTCGACCTGGCCGGGATATGCCCTTCCGCAGCCAACAAGCAGCCCCTGCGCTTCATTTTGTGCAACTCGCCTCAGGACAACGAAGCCATCTTCGACTGTCTGAAATGGGCCGCCTACCTGAAGGATTGGGACGGCCCCGCGCCGACGGAGCGTCCCTCGGCCTATATCGTCATGCTCAACACGGCCAAGGACTGGGATTTCGCCAAATTCGACCTGGGCATCATGGCCCAGACCATGATGCTGGGCGCTGTGGAAAAGGGATTTGGCGGATGCATGATCGGGGCAATCGACCGCGACAGGCTGCGCGCGCATTTATCCCTGCCGCCGGAGCTTGAAATCAGTCTGGTGCTGGCCCTTGGAAAACCCGCCGAAGACGTGCGCATCGTGGACATGCCCGCGGACGGGTCGGTCAAGTATTACCGGGACGAAGCAGGGGTGCATTACGTTCCCAAACGCAGTCGCGACGAGCTTGTCCTGCAAAAAACAGAAAAATGA
- the tgt gene encoding tRNA guanosine(34) transglycosylase Tgt has translation MHIGKFSIHNTDGKARAGELHTAHGVIPTPIFMPVGTQGTVKAVCPQDLKDLGARIILGNTYHLYLRPNDEMIARRGGLHKFMNWDRPILTDSGGFQVFSLSGLRKLSEDGVTFSSHIDGSKHVFTPEKVVSIQKNLGSDIMMVLDECVPYGADHEYTKKSLGLTTRWAARCRAAYPQGSGDQLLFGIGQGGFFKDLREESIRQLLDIPFDGYALGGLSVGESKAEMMDILYHSAPLLPADKPRYLMGVGTPLDIVRGIDAGIDMFDCVMPTRNARNGTLFTSQGKVNIKRAQYTEDDSPLDPECSCYTCRNFSKAYLRHLYQAQEILSYRLNTIHNLAFFLTVVTDARKAIEEGTFQAYKARFENIYDT, from the coding sequence ATGCACATCGGAAAATTCAGCATACACAATACGGACGGCAAGGCCCGCGCAGGGGAACTGCACACCGCCCACGGCGTCATTCCCACTCCCATCTTCATGCCCGTGGGCACCCAGGGCACGGTCAAGGCGGTCTGCCCCCAGGATTTGAAAGACCTCGGCGCGCGCATCATCCTCGGCAACACCTATCATCTGTACCTGCGGCCCAATGACGAGATGATCGCCCGCCGGGGCGGACTGCACAAATTCATGAACTGGGACCGCCCCATCCTGACCGACTCCGGCGGATTCCAGGTCTTCAGCCTCTCGGGGCTACGCAAGCTGAGCGAGGACGGGGTGACCTTCTCCTCGCACATCGACGGTTCCAAGCACGTATTCACTCCCGAGAAGGTCGTCTCCATCCAGAAAAACCTGGGTTCGGACATCATGATGGTGCTCGATGAATGCGTGCCCTACGGCGCGGATCACGAATACACCAAGAAATCATTGGGCCTGACCACCCGCTGGGCCGCGCGCTGCCGCGCCGCCTATCCGCAGGGCAGCGGGGACCAGCTTCTCTTCGGCATCGGTCAGGGCGGATTCTTCAAGGACCTGCGGGAAGAGAGCATCCGTCAGCTCCTGGACATCCCCTTCGACGGCTACGCGCTGGGAGGCCTGAGCGTAGGGGAATCCAAGGCCGAGATGATGGACATTCTCTACCACAGCGCCCCGCTCCTGCCGGCAGACAAGCCCCGCTACCTGATGGGCGTGGGCACTCCGCTGGACATAGTGCGCGGCATCGACGCCGGCATCGACATGTTCGATTGCGTCATGCCCACCCGCAACGCACGCAACGGAACCCTGTTCACATCCCAGGGCAAGGTCAACATCAAGCGGGCCCAGTACACCGAAGACGACAGCCCCCTTGACCCCGAATGCTCCTGCTACACCTGCCGAAACTTCAGCAAGGCCTATCTGCGTCACCTTTATCAGGCCCAGGAAATTTTGTCATATCGCCTCAACACCATCCACAACCTGGCATTTTTCCTGACCGTGGTCACGGATGCCAGAAAGGCCATCGAGGAAGGCACATTTCAGGCCTACAAGGCGCGCTTCGAGAATATCTACGACACGTAG
- the nth gene encoding endonuclease III, with protein sequence MRVSSITARARAVRERLARRYPAPRTELSWSTPWELLVATILSAQCTDARVNMVTPGLFATWKTVEQMAKADPAQIEGVIRSTGFFRNKAKNLHASAVRIVTEFGGQVPRTMEEMLTLAGVARKTANVVLSNAFGVHAGIAVDTHVKRISFRLGLTRQTNPDKVEQDLLKLFPQDSWGAVNHYLVLFGREVCTARKPNCEACELADLCPRTGVTSRSASPTTKHKA encoded by the coding sequence ATGAGAGTTTCATCCATCACCGCACGCGCCCGAGCCGTTCGCGAGCGGCTGGCCCGGCGCTATCCCGCGCCCCGGACCGAGCTTTCCTGGTCCACCCCGTGGGAGCTGCTCGTGGCCACGATCCTGTCGGCCCAGTGCACGGACGCGCGGGTCAACATGGTCACGCCCGGTCTCTTTGCCACCTGGAAAACCGTGGAACAGATGGCCAAGGCCGACCCCGCGCAGATCGAGGGAGTCATCCGCTCCACCGGCTTTTTCCGCAACAAGGCCAAGAACCTGCACGCCTCGGCAGTGCGCATCGTGACGGAATTCGGCGGCCAGGTGCCGCGCACCATGGAAGAGATGCTGACCCTGGCCGGTGTCGCCCGCAAGACGGCCAACGTCGTCCTGTCCAACGCCTTCGGCGTGCACGCGGGCATCGCCGTGGACACCCATGTCAAACGGATCAGCTTTCGCCTCGGGTTGACCCGGCAAACCAACCCGGACAAGGTCGAACAGGACCTGCTCAAACTTTTCCCGCAGGACAGCTGGGGCGCGGTAAACCATTATCTCGTCCTGTTCGGCCGGGAGGTCTGCACCGCCCGCAAGCCAAACTGCGAAGCCTGCGAACTCGCCGACCTTTGCCCGCGGACCGGAGTCACCTCCCGCTCCGCTTCACCCACAACGAAACACAAAGCGTGA
- the cutA gene encoding divalent-cation tolerance protein CutA: MEQILVYMTFPEEKTATRIGRALLEQRLVACVNILPRVESMYWWEDEIQHETEVAALAKTDSALFEPLKACVLGLHPYEVPCIVAVALDQGHTPFLQWIDEQTRDRSQK; this comes from the coding sequence ATGGAACAGATTCTGGTTTACATGACCTTCCCGGAGGAGAAGACGGCCACGCGGATAGGGCGCGCCCTGCTCGAACAGCGTCTGGTCGCCTGCGTGAACATCCTGCCGCGGGTGGAATCCATGTACTGGTGGGAAGACGAAATTCAACACGAGACCGAGGTGGCTGCGCTGGCCAAAACCGACTCGGCCCTGTTCGAACCGCTCAAGGCTTGCGTTCTGGGCCTGCATCCTTATGAAGTACCTTGTATCGTGGCAGTGGCCCTGGACCAAGGACACACGCCCTTTTTGCAATGGATCGACGAGCAGACCCGTGACCGTTCGCAGAAATGA